A window of Eubacteriaceae bacterium ES3 contains these coding sequences:
- the dnaA gene encoding chromosomal replication initiator protein DnaA: MDTSFEKIWESALDIIKSNIGQTSFNTWFRSIKPIKFINNTYYFLAENEFEKGILESRHLPLITNALAEVTGKNSSVKLVLSEDELSEVNNVLPAETVPTGQKNSSMNPKYTFDSFVIGENNRFAHAACVAVSEAPAERYNPLFIYGGVGLGKTHLMQAIGHYILSYAPNKNVIYVSSEKFINDFIDAIQNKTNTAFINKYRSADILLIDDIQFLANKEATQIEFFHTFNTLYQENKQIVISSDRPPKEIPSLEERLRSRFESGLITDIYAPNFETRIAILKKKAASFNDEIPNEVLSFIADSIHSNIRELEGALTTVFAYSKLHKVPINLESSKNALKDIFKKKDEIIISADYIKEITAKYFNISVEDINSKKRTRAIALPRQVAMYLTREMTELSLPKIGEEFGGRDHSTVIHGCSKINEEMESSTDFKNLILRIQREINGD; this comes from the coding sequence ATGGATACTTCTTTTGAAAAAATCTGGGAGTCAGCCCTGGATATTATCAAATCCAATATTGGCCAGACCAGTTTTAACACCTGGTTTCGGTCCATTAAACCAATAAAGTTTATCAATAATACTTATTATTTTCTTGCCGAAAATGAATTTGAAAAGGGTATTCTTGAAAGCCGTCATCTGCCACTGATCACAAATGCTCTAGCGGAAGTTACCGGAAAAAATTCTTCAGTCAAACTTGTCCTTAGTGAAGATGAACTAAGTGAAGTCAATAACGTATTACCTGCTGAAACAGTTCCGACCGGTCAGAAAAATTCTTCTATGAATCCCAAGTATACCTTTGATTCTTTTGTCATTGGCGAGAACAACCGCTTCGCCCATGCAGCTTGTGTGGCTGTTTCCGAAGCTCCAGCTGAACGCTATAACCCACTCTTTATCTATGGCGGCGTAGGTCTTGGAAAAACGCACCTGATGCAGGCTATCGGTCATTACATTCTATCCTATGCACCTAATAAAAATGTTATCTATGTATCATCAGAAAAATTTATCAACGATTTTATCGATGCTATTCAGAATAAAACCAATACAGCTTTTATCAATAAATACCGAAGTGCAGATATTCTTCTAATTGATGATATTCAGTTTTTGGCTAATAAGGAAGCAACTCAGATCGAATTTTTTCATACCTTTAATACACTGTACCAGGAAAATAAACAGATTGTTATCAGTAGCGACCGTCCTCCCAAGGAAATTCCCAGTCTTGAGGAACGACTTCGTTCCCGTTTCGAGAGTGGACTCATTACCGATATCTACGCGCCAAATTTTGAAACCCGAATAGCCATCCTTAAAAAGAAAGCTGCTTCTTTTAATGATGAAATACCAAATGAAGTCTTAAGTTTTATCGCTGACAGCATTCATTCCAATATCAGAGAATTGGAAGGTGCCCTAACCACTGTTTTTGCCTATTCAAAACTGCATAAGGTTCCGATTAATCTGGAATCTTCCAAAAATGCCTTAAAAGATATCTTTAAAAAGAAGGATGAAATTATTATTTCAGCTGACTATATCAAAGAAATTACAGCAAAATACTTTAATATTTCCGTCGAAGATATCAATTCCAAAAAACGAACCCGAGCTATTGCCCTGCCTCGTCAGGTCGCCATGTATCTGACCCGGGAAATGACAGAATTATCACTTCCCAAGATTGGAGAAGAGTTTGGCGGGCGCGATCACTCTACAGTTATCCATGGCTGTTCAAAAATTAATGAAGAAATGGAAAGCAGCACGGATTTTAAAAATCTTATTCTGAGAATTCAGCGTGAAATCAACGGTGATTAG
- the dnaN gene encoding DNA polymerase III subunit beta, with protein MKFSCSKDELINAISICQKAVSNKTSNPLLEGILFKVYDQSLLLRSTNLEIGIQIVIDADVTTDGEIILKSNLIGEVIRKLSGSEVFIEADSKNQVKIDCLMSNFTIKGLSADEFPQFPEVIDDYSFLVESETFKDLIRGTLFSVAANENIPVLTGVKVEIDGDDINLVAMDGYRLAFRCAKIDSSLNESISVIIPSKSLSEISKVISGYNGQIQVRFSKNQIFFELDNIQFTSRLLEGDFIDYKRIIPAEKTSHVKVNRKLLIESSERAALLAREGKNNLIKLDFNQEQLILTSNAAEIGDVFEVIPIVNQGESIKIAFNSKYLIEALKAIEEEDLIIDMTTSVGPGVLLPVEGSAFVYLILPVRVAE; from the coding sequence ATGAAATTCAGTTGCTCCAAAGATGAATTAATTAATGCAATCAGCATTTGTCAAAAAGCAGTCTCTAACAAAACCAGCAATCCTCTATTGGAAGGGATCTTATTTAAAGTCTATGATCAGTCTCTTCTGCTGCGTTCCACTAATCTGGAAATTGGTATTCAAATTGTAATTGATGCTGATGTGACTACCGATGGCGAAATTATTTTAAAATCAAATCTGATCGGGGAAGTAATCAGGAAATTATCCGGTTCAGAAGTTTTTATTGAAGCTGATTCAAAGAATCAGGTAAAAATTGATTGTCTGATGTCAAATTTTACAATCAAGGGTTTATCAGCTGATGAATTTCCTCAGTTTCCTGAAGTGATTGATGACTACAGTTTTTTGGTTGAATCAGAAACTTTCAAAGATTTAATCAGAGGTACCTTATTTTCAGTGGCAGCCAATGAAAATATACCCGTCTTAACCGGGGTAAAAGTGGAAATTGATGGAGATGATATAAATCTGGTGGCAATGGATGGTTATCGTCTGGCTTTTCGGTGCGCAAAAATTGACTCTTCTTTAAATGAGAGTATTAGTGTTATAATTCCGTCAAAATCTTTATCTGAAATCAGTAAAGTCATTAGTGGATATAATGGGCAAATCCAGGTTAGGTTTTCTAAAAACCAGATCTTTTTTGAACTGGATAATATTCAGTTTACTTCCAGACTGCTCGAAGGTGATTTCATTGATTATAAACGAATCATACCAGCGGAGAAGACCAGTCATGTTAAAGTCAATCGAAAGCTTTTGATTGAAAGTAGTGAACGAGCTGCGCTTCTGGCCAGAGAAGGAAAAAATAATCTGATTAAACTGGATTTTAATCAGGAACAGCTTATTTTAACTTCAAATGCTGCTGAAATCGGTGATGTCTTCGAAGTGATTCCAATTGTCAATCAAGGTGAATCAATTAAGATTGCTTTTAATTCCAAGTATCTGATTGAAGCATTGAAAGCAATTGAGGAAGAAGATCTGATTATCGATATGACCACATCAGTAGGACCAGGTGTTTTATTACCGGTTGAGGGATCAGCATTTGTTTATCTGATATTACCTGTCAGGGTTGCTGAGTAA
- a CDS encoding RNA-binding S4 domain-containing protein — protein sequence MEIIEINTEYIKLDQLLKFAGIVGNGSDAKMVILDGMVKVNGEICQARNKKIRPEDEVEVEDYGKLIVKGL from the coding sequence ATGGAAATAATTGAGATAAATACCGAATACATAAAACTCGACCAGCTGCTCAAATTTGCTGGTATTGTAGGAAATGGTAGCGACGCTAAAATGGTAATTTTAGACGGAATGGTTAAAGTAAATGGTGAGATCTGCCAGGCCCGCAATAAAAAAATCAGACCTGAGGATGAGGTTGAAGTTGAGGATTATGGAAAGCTGATTGTTAAAGGTTTATAA
- the recF gene encoding DNA replication/repair protein RecF — translation MYIKKLSLIQYRNYINESFNFSPGLNIIVGENAQGKTNLIESMYVLSRGYSHRGSSVTELTHFEKSDFSVKATIINDQVSHELSLKNIDGKKKFLLNGKSTDREKINRVLTTILFEPGDLKIVKEGPDKRRRFLNEEISGFNPQYHYLIKNYEKVLMQRNQLLKNITYQPSLSTTLPIWNEQLIDLGIRIIRQRVAYLHRLNREAGSLYQVLSEGRENLSLYYHNNIIDSLDELNQVKEKFFQKLKTYEDEEIKKGSTIFGPHVDDMLIQINNKDARRFGSQGQQRSAAIALKLSQIKIVQSQTGFYPVVLLDDIFSELDEKRRKNILRLIESNQSFITGTEDISEELKRNVINIRNGKELEF, via the coding sequence ATGTATATTAAAAAGTTAAGCCTGATTCAATATCGTAACTATATAAACGAAAGCTTTAACTTTTCGCCAGGTCTGAATATTATTGTTGGTGAGAATGCTCAGGGAAAAACAAATTTGATCGAATCCATGTATGTACTTTCTCGTGGCTATTCGCATCGGGGTTCATCGGTAACAGAGCTGACACATTTTGAAAAGTCCGACTTTTCAGTCAAGGCTACTATTATAAATGATCAGGTCAGTCATGAACTCAGTTTAAAAAATATCGATGGTAAAAAAAAGTTTTTATTGAATGGAAAAAGTACTGATCGGGAAAAAATCAACCGGGTTTTAACGACAATTCTTTTTGAACCGGGAGATTTGAAAATTGTAAAAGAAGGACCGGATAAAAGACGGCGTTTTTTAAATGAAGAAATTTCCGGATTTAATCCCCAGTACCACTATCTGATCAAAAATTATGAAAAAGTGTTGATGCAACGTAATCAGCTGCTGAAGAATATTACCTATCAGCCCAGTTTATCTACGACCTTGCCTATCTGGAATGAGCAGCTAATTGATTTGGGGATTCGGATTATCAGGCAGCGGGTTGCCTATCTTCATCGTTTGAATCGTGAAGCAGGAAGTCTCTATCAGGTTTTAAGTGAGGGAAGAGAAAACTTATCACTTTACTATCATAATAATATTATTGATTCGCTTGATGAACTGAACCAGGTTAAGGAAAAGTTTTTTCAGAAATTAAAAACTTACGAGGATGAGGAAATCAAGAAGGGGTCAACAATTTTTGGTCCCCATGTGGATGATATGCTGATTCAGATTAATAATAAGGATGCCAGACGTTTTGGCTCCCAGGGTCAGCAGCGCTCAGCGGCTATCGCCTTGAAACTTTCACAAATTAAAATTGTTCAAAGTCAGACAGGTTTTTATCCTGTCGTTTTACTTGATGATATCTTTTCCGAGTTGGATGAAAAAAGACGCAAGAATATTCTTCGTTTAATCGAAAGTAACCAGTCCTTTATTACTGGAACTGAAGATATATCGGAAGAGTTAAAAAGAAATGTCATTAACATTCGTAATGGAAAAGAGTTAGAATTTTAG
- the gyrB gene encoding DNA topoisomerase (ATP-hydrolyzing) subunit B, with product MTETKKNTYTADQIQVLEGLEAVQKRPGMYIGSTGSRGLHHLVYEVVDNSIDEALAGFCKNIEVTIHEDDSITVVDDGRGIPTGMNQAQGKTGVELALTVLHAGGKFGGGGYKVSGGLHGVGVSVVNALSEHLTVEVRQNGKVHQQKFEKGIPMTELTVIGDTKKTGTTVYFKPDKDIFDETVYDFDILEHRLRELAFLNKGVSITLINEKESPKRVEKYMYLGGIHSYVEFMNRNKDKLYDKITYFEVEQDSYIVEIAFQYTTSYSENIFSYANNINTPEGGTHLNGFKSALTRTINTYAKKSGFLKGNDKNFTGEDTREGLTAIVSVKLLDPQFEGQTKSKLGNTEVKGIVETIAGEEMAAFLEENPGIAKNIIEKIQSAARAREAAKKAREFTRRKSALDSTSLPGKLADCREKDPALSEIYIVEGDSAGGSAKSGRDSKTQAILPLRGKILNVEKSRLDRILSTDSLKSMIIAFGTGVGDEFNLDKARYHKIIIMTDADVDGAHIRTLLLTFFYRYMRGLIEAGYIYIAQPPLYKITQGKSVDYAYTDADLEKKLSEVSDRSRVNLQRYKGLGEMDAQQLWETTMDPSVRTLLQVDIEEASYADEIFTILMGDKVQPRKEFIERNAKKVKNLDI from the coding sequence ATGACAGAAACGAAGAAAAACACCTATACAGCGGATCAGATCCAGGTGCTGGAAGGGCTGGAAGCCGTTCAGAAGCGCCCGGGTATGTATATCGGCAGTACCGGTTCAAGAGGACTTCATCATCTGGTTTATGAGGTCGTCGATAACAGTATTGACGAGGCTCTGGCCGGTTTTTGTAAAAATATTGAAGTAACTATTCATGAGGATGATTCTATCACCGTTGTCGATGATGGTCGAGGTATCCCTACCGGGATGAACCAGGCCCAGGGTAAAACCGGGGTTGAACTGGCCCTGACTGTTTTACATGCCGGCGGAAAATTTGGCGGTGGCGGATACAAAGTATCCGGTGGTCTCCATGGGGTTGGGGTCTCTGTTGTTAATGCCTTATCGGAACATCTGACCGTCGAAGTCAGACAAAACGGAAAAGTTCATCAGCAAAAGTTTGAAAAGGGAATCCCAATGACTGAATTGACGGTCATCGGCGATACCAAAAAAACGGGAACGACCGTTTACTTTAAGCCGGATAAGGATATATTTGATGAAACAGTCTATGACTTTGATATACTGGAACATCGTCTAAGAGAACTGGCTTTCTTGAATAAAGGGGTATCTATCACTCTGATTAATGAAAAAGAAAGTCCTAAACGGGTTGAAAAATATATGTATCTGGGTGGAATCCATTCTTATGTGGAATTTATGAATCGAAATAAGGATAAACTTTATGATAAGATTACTTATTTTGAAGTGGAACAGGATTCCTATATTGTTGAAATTGCTTTTCAGTATACGACCAGTTATTCGGAGAATATTTTTTCCTATGCTAATAATATCAACACCCCAGAAGGTGGAACTCACCTGAATGGTTTTAAAAGTGCACTAACGCGAACGATTAATACCTATGCTAAAAAGAGCGGATTTTTAAAGGGCAATGATAAAAACTTTACGGGTGAGGACACCAGAGAAGGTTTGACGGCTATTGTCAGTGTTAAGTTACTGGACCCTCAGTTTGAAGGACAAACCAAGTCAAAACTTGGTAACACCGAAGTAAAGGGTATTGTCGAAACCATTGCCGGTGAAGAAATGGCAGCGTTTTTAGAAGAAAATCCTGGAATTGCTAAAAATATTATCGAAAAAATTCAATCTGCTGCCAGAGCCAGAGAAGCTGCTAAAAAGGCCAGAGAATTTACCAGAAGAAAAAGTGCTTTAGATTCTACATCGCTGCCAGGTAAGCTGGCTGACTGTCGAGAAAAAGATCCGGCGCTTTCAGAAATATATATTGTTGAAGGGGACTCGGCTGGTGGTTCAGCTAAATCAGGCCGAGATTCTAAAACTCAGGCGATCCTGCCTTTAAGAGGTAAAATTCTAAACGTGGAAAAATCCCGCCTGGATCGTATTCTATCCACTGATTCACTTAAATCAATGATTATTGCCTTTGGTACCGGGGTAGGGGATGAGTTTAATCTGGATAAAGCCCGTTACCACAAGATTATCATCATGACCGATGCCGACGTCGATGGAGCCCATATCAGAACCCTGCTCCTGACTTTCTTCTATCGTTATATGAGAGGACTGATTGAAGCCGGTTATATTTATATTGCCCAGCCGCCGCTGTATAAGATTACTCAGGGGAAAAGTGTTGATTATGCCTATACCGATGCAGACCTTGAAAAGAAGCTTTCAGAAGTGTCCGATCGTTCAAGAGTCAATCTTCAGCGTTACAAAGGGTTAGGTGAAATGGATGCCCAGCAGTTATGGGAAACAACCATGGATCCAAGTGTTAGAACACTTTTACAGGTTGATATAGAAGAAGCATCCTATGCAGATGAAATCTTTACGATCTTAATGGGGGACAAAGTCCAACCGCGTAAGGAATTTATTGAACGTAATGCTAAAAAAGTAAAAAATCTGGACATTTAG
- the gyrA gene encoding DNA gyrase subunit A, with protein sequence MDDLIQYDRVKTVKIEDEMKNSYIDYAMSVIIGRALPDVRDGLKPVHRRILYAMSELGMTPDKQFRKSARIVGDVLGKYHPHGDAAVYDAMVRMAQEWSTRYLTVNGQGNFGSIDGDSPAAMRYTEAKMGKIAVEMLRDINKETVDFVPNFDESEKEPSVLPAKFPHLLVNGSSGIAVGMATNIPPHNMGEIIDGTIAFIDNKDISSDELMKHIKGPDFPTGGTILGKSGVKSAYKTGRGRVKVRGKVEIKTTKKGKKQLVVTEIPYMVNKAKLVEKIAELVKDKRIEGISDLRDESDLKKGISIVIDLKKDANETIILNQLYKHTQLQDTFGIIMLALVNNEPKVLSLKEVLFHYVEHQKEVITRRTQYELKKAEARAHILEGLKIALDHIDEVIALIRAAKDGKTAKEELIKRFTLSEIQAQAILDMRLQRLTGLEREKIEEEYRELLETIRELKAILADEQLVLNIIKEELLEIKNKYADKRRTEFDIDVEDFDVEDLIEEDEVVITMTHIGYVKRISADNYRSQKRGGKGITALSTRENDFVEHLFTTTTHHYLMFFSNLGKVYRMKAFEIPEGGRTAKGTAIVNLLPLEEGERIATMIPVKEFDEEKCLIMATKQGIIKKTRLTEYDSSRKNGIIAINLREEDELINVRLVEDEEEVIMGTQCGYAIRFTSEEVRPISRTSIGVRGIELRDDDVVVGMDIVRDDLFVLCVSENGFGKLSVADLYRPQKRGGKGVQTYKVTKKTGALVGFCVIDRDGEIMMINNQGVVIKLEGNDISSVGRNTQGVRLMKLSPEESIMTISKVYKEDPIDEEDDQLSF encoded by the coding sequence ATGGATGATTTAATACAATACGATCGTGTCAAGACCGTCAAAATTGAAGACGAAATGAAAAATTCCTATATTGATTACGCCATGAGCGTCATCATTGGCCGTGCCCTTCCGGATGTCCGAGATGGATTAAAACCGGTACATCGACGAATTCTTTATGCGATGAGTGAACTGGGAATGACCCCAGATAAACAATTCAGAAAATCTGCCCGTATCGTCGGGGACGTTCTGGGTAAGTATCACCCGCATGGTGATGCTGCCGTTTATGATGCCATGGTTCGTATGGCTCAGGAATGGTCAACCAGATATTTAACGGTTAACGGACAGGGTAACTTTGGATCAATCGATGGCGACAGTCCTGCGGCAATGCGTTATACTGAAGCGAAAATGGGAAAAATTGCTGTTGAAATGTTGCGCGATATCAATAAAGAAACTGTTGATTTTGTTCCAAACTTTGATGAATCGGAAAAGGAACCATCAGTTCTGCCGGCGAAATTTCCCCATCTTTTAGTGAATGGTTCTTCCGGAATTGCTGTAGGGATGGCCACCAATATTCCACCCCATAATATGGGCGAAATCATTGATGGTACCATTGCTTTTATTGATAACAAAGATATTTCATCTGATGAACTAATGAAACATATCAAGGGACCTGATTTCCCTACCGGAGGGACTATTCTGGGAAAATCGGGAGTTAAAAGTGCCTATAAGACTGGTCGCGGCCGTGTCAAGGTTCGCGGTAAGGTAGAAATCAAAACAACCAAAAAAGGAAAAAAACAGCTGGTTGTAACTGAGATTCCCTATATGGTTAATAAGGCCAAGCTGGTTGAAAAAATTGCCGAGTTGGTTAAAGATAAAAGAATTGAAGGAATTTCTGATTTAAGGGATGAGTCAGACCTTAAAAAAGGAATTTCAATTGTCATTGACCTTAAGAAAGATGCCAATGAAACCATCATTTTAAATCAGCTTTATAAACACACCCAGCTGCAGGATACTTTTGGGATCATTATGCTTGCCCTGGTAAATAATGAACCAAAGGTATTGAGTTTAAAAGAAGTGCTTTTCCACTATGTGGAACATCAGAAGGAAGTCATTACCAGAAGAACCCAGTATGAACTTAAAAAAGCTGAAGCCAGAGCCCATATTTTAGAAGGTTTAAAAATTGCCCTGGATCATATCGATGAAGTCATTGCACTGATTCGGGCTGCTAAAGATGGAAAAACGGCTAAAGAGGAATTGATCAAACGATTTACTTTGTCTGAAATTCAGGCTCAGGCTATTTTAGATATGCGTCTGCAGCGTTTAACCGGGCTGGAACGAGAAAAAATTGAAGAAGAGTATCGTGAGCTTTTAGAAACAATTCGTGAATTAAAAGCGATTCTGGCTGATGAGCAGCTGGTCTTAAATATCATTAAAGAAGAATTACTGGAAATCAAAAATAAATATGCGGATAAGAGACGAACTGAGTTTGATATTGACGTTGAAGATTTTGATGTTGAAGATCTGATAGAAGAAGATGAAGTGGTTATCACCATGACACATATCGGTTACGTCAAACGAATCTCGGCTGATAATTATCGGTCTCAGAAGAGGGGCGGTAAAGGAATTACAGCACTCAGTACCAGGGAAAATGACTTTGTTGAACATCTCTTTACCACCACGACTCACCATTATCTGATGTTCTTCTCAAATCTCGGAAAAGTTTATCGGATGAAAGCTTTTGAAATTCCGGAAGGCGGGAGAACAGCTAAAGGAACCGCTATTGTCAATCTTCTTCCTTTAGAAGAAGGGGAACGCATTGCCACAATGATTCCTGTTAAGGAGTTTGATGAGGAAAAATGCCTGATTATGGCCACTAAACAGGGGATTATTAAGAAAACCAGACTGACCGAATATGATTCTTCCCGCAAAAATGGGATTATTGCCATCAATCTGAGAGAAGAAGATGAACTGATCAATGTACGACTGGTGGAAGATGAAGAAGAAGTCATCATGGGGACCCAGTGTGGTTATGCAATTCGCTTTACCTCAGAAGAAGTACGCCCAATCAGCAGAACCTCAATTGGAGTTCGCGGTATAGAACTGCGTGATGATGATGTCGTTGTTGGTATGGACATTGTTAGGGATGATCTTTTTGTTCTGTGCGTCAGTGAAAATGGGTTTGGAAAACTTTCTGTTGCTGATCTTTATCGACCACAAAAACGTGGTGGTAAAGGAGTCCAGACTTACAAAGTTACTAAAAAGACTGGAGCTTTGGTTGGTTTCTGTGTGATTGACAGAGATGGCGAAATAATGATGATTAACAATCAGGGTGTTGTAATTAAACTTGAAGGCAACGATATTTCTTCAGTTGGACGAAATACCCAAGGGGTACGCCTGATGAAACTGAGTCCAGAAGAATCAATTATGACGATTTCAAAAGTCTATAAGGAGGATCCTATTGATGAGGAAGATGATCAGCTGTCTTTCTAA
- a CDS encoding PTS sugar transporter subunit IIA codes for MEKLIKKIQVNCLAKSQLEAVKLAALPLYELNLVKESFTDAVLEREKSFPTGLPTEIGVALPHTDSIHVLEEGISILTLKDGVEFQEMGNPKKSVSVDIIFLLAIKNPAKQLGILQKIITIIQNKEILKKIKAADNPEKVYNLIKTFKV; via the coding sequence ATGGAAAAACTCATTAAAAAAATTCAGGTCAACTGCCTGGCAAAAAGTCAGCTAGAGGCTGTTAAGCTGGCAGCTTTACCGCTTTATGAATTAAATCTGGTTAAAGAATCCTTTACTGATGCAGTACTGGAAAGGGAGAAGTCTTTTCCGACGGGCTTGCCGACAGAAATTGGAGTTGCCCTGCCCCACACTGATTCTATCCATGTTCTGGAGGAAGGTATTTCAATCTTGACTCTAAAGGACGGGGTTGAATTTCAGGAAATGGGAAATCCCAAGAAAAGCGTATCGGTAGACATTATATTTTTACTGGCAATTAAAAATCCCGCTAAACAATTGGGAATATTGCAGAAAATTATTACCATCATTCAAAATAAAGAGATTCTAAAAAAAATAAAAGCGGCAGATAATCCTGAAAAAGTATATAATCTAATTAAGACATTTAAAGTATAA
- the rpe gene encoding ribulose-phosphate 3-epimerase, which yields MKIEIAPSMLSADFANLERDLKNVEDSGADYLHVDIMDGHFVPNITMGPDQVKQLRKVTNLLFDVHLMISEPLVYIERFIDAGADMITVHVESDGDTHEAIELILKNNVKAGIVISPDTPVSVIEPYLEKISMVLIMGVYPGFGGQSYIPETTQKIQECKKLIGQRPVKIQVDGGINFSTLKEVVEAGTDIVVSGSCLFKGDMKENINKFRSIIDDAV from the coding sequence ATGAAAATTGAAATTGCACCATCGATGTTAAGTGCTGATTTTGCTAATTTGGAAAGAGATTTAAAGAATGTGGAGGATTCCGGGGCTGATTATCTCCATGTCGATATTATGGATGGGCACTTTGTCCCTAATATTACTATGGGACCTGACCAGGTTAAACAGCTTCGCAAGGTTACAAATCTTCTCTTTGACGTTCACCTAATGATTAGTGAGCCGCTCGTATATATTGAACGGTTTATTGATGCTGGCGCTGATATGATCACTGTGCATGTGGAATCAGATGGAGATACCCATGAAGCCATTGAGTTAATCTTAAAAAATAATGTTAAAGCAGGGATTGTAATTTCTCCGGATACACCGGTATCAGTGATTGAGCCATATCTTGAAAAGATTTCAATGGTTTTGATTATGGGTGTTTATCCCGGTTTTGGCGGACAGTCCTATATTCCTGAAACGACTCAAAAAATTCAGGAATGTAAAAAGTTAATAGGCCAGCGACCGGTAAAAATTCAGGTGGATGGCGGTATTAATTTCAGCACTTTAAAAGAAGTGGTCGAAGCCGGAACTGATATTGTAGTTTCGGGATCCTGTCTTTTTAAAGGCGATATGAAAGAAAACATTAATAAGTTCAGATCGATCATCGACGATGCAGTTTAA
- a CDS encoding PTS sugar transporter subunit IIB has protein sequence MKRVLVACGTALATSTVVAKKIEQIAHENGIECQIIQSKASDAVIKAEEFHPDLIVCTCSLDADLDIPILNGRAFLTGINVLSITEELVKILREK, from the coding sequence ATGAAACGTGTATTGGTAGCTTGTGGTACAGCCTTGGCGACATCAACAGTTGTTGCAAAGAAAATTGAACAGATTGCCCATGAAAATGGGATAGAATGCCAGATTATTCAATCTAAAGCTTCTGATGCTGTTATCAAGGCTGAAGAATTTCATCCGGATCTGATTGTCTGTACCTGTTCCCTTGATGCAGATTTAGACATTCCGATTTTAAACGGTCGGGCTTTTTTAACAGGGATTAATGTTTTAAGTATCACTGAAGAGTTGGTCAAAATATTGCGCGAAAAATGA